TTGGGGGTGTTCTGCGATCGCCTACATGCAATAGTACCACTTCTGCTTGATTCGCATCTGCTAAAATTTGGGCAAACCGCAAAGTACCGACTGTTTGCCGCGTTAAATCTCCTACTGGTACAAGAATACGCTGGATAGTTGTCGGACTACTCAATAATCTTGTCACTGCTACCGGACAATGAGAAGACCAAAACACCCTATCAATGACACTACCAAACAAGCGGGCGCGAATACCCATGTTACGCGACCAACCCATGACTACTAAATTAGCATTCTGTTCGCGACTAGTACGACAAATTCCTAAAGCGACATCGTCATCAATCCGGATAGCTGGTGATACTTCCACCCCAAATTCTTGGCTAATTTCTAAAACACCCTGCAAGCGTTGCTGACTTTGTTCAAGTGCTGTTTTTAAGCGCGGATCATCCATTTGCACATGACCTCTGGCGATCGCTAATGGTACAATCTTCCCTGATTCGTGACGCGCCAGTAATGCAGCCATTTCGATCAAATAGCGCTGAGTTTGAGGATTATATAGGGGAACAACAACAGTGAATGGATAGTGTGCTTGTTCATCCGCATTATAACTATCTCCTTGCCACCACGTAGATAATTTATCTTTTGCCCAGTCTGTCTGAGGAACTGTAAGTGCGCTGGCAAACCGTGCTGTTACTACTGGGCCAAGTATTGAAGTTACCAGCATCAACACAATTACACTATTTAACACACCATCATTGATTAATCGCTCACCCGCAGGGTTAACTGTTTCATAGGCAACTAAAGCTGCTGCGAGTGTGGCTGCTACTTGGGGTAGTGATAACGACCACATTGTCAGCATTTCTGCGGTATTGTAGCGGTACAATAATTTAGCTATGAATGCTGCTATGAATTTGCTGCCAATCAAAGCGACTACAATTGCCGCAGCTAACCAAATAGAACTCAGGGTTTTGATAAAGGCAGGAATATCAATCAATAATCCCATGTCCACAAAAAAACAAGGGATAAACAAAACACTACCAATAAACTCAACTTTTTCTTTAACAGGGCTACGTCCCAACACATCATTAACAGCTAAACCTGCTAGGAAGGCACCAACAATTTTTTCAACTCCAATTACCTGCGCTCCTACAGATGCTATAAATAATGCTACCAAGATAAATAAAAACTGATTACCTTGTTCATCACCAGAACGTCGAAAGAATTCTTTTCCTGCCCAATCAAAACCAAATAAAACAACAGCAGAGTAAATTGCTAATCCAACTAAAAGTGTTATCAAACTCAGGGCTGTAAATTCTCCACCGTGAATGCCAACACAGACTGCTAGCACTAACAAAGCACCAGTATCAGTAAAAATAGTGGCACCAATTGTGACTGTTACAGCCTCATTTGTCACAACTCCCAAGCGGCTAACAATTGGATATGCCAACAGAGTGTGGGAAGCAAGCAAAGAACCAATTAATACAGAAGTATTCCAACTAAAATTAAATAATCTGCCAACAGCAATTCCCGCAACTAAGGGTACTAAAAACGTGAAACCACCAAAACCAATTGAGCGATTTCTAGTTTTACGAAACTGCTCAAGGTCAATCTCTAAACCAGCTACGAACATTAAATAAACTTTACCGATATCTGATAGCAGTTTAATTGTTTCAGATTCAGAGTTCAGTAGCTTGAGTCCATTTTCACCCAATATTACACCTGCTATCAATAAACCAACTAAGCCGGGTAATCGTAGTCTTTCAAATATAGGTGGTACAGTAAAAATGACTAGTAGCAGAATTGTAAATGCAATAATTGGACTTTGTGATAGCAAATTTTTACCCTCTTAATATTCCAATATTTATATATATCAAAACACGTTGCTCAACTATTTTAGTGTTTACTTCAGTAAGGAATATGGCATATTATCTAAATTTTAATTTTTTATGAATATTTGGATGGCGTGCTGCATTATGTGAACGTTAGCTAATTTTGTCTATCTTAATCAAAATGAAAAACTATCTGTAGTTAGATAAATATAGTTCTTTAAATATGTCTTAGTATAAATTTATTTTTTAAATTTACTGAGAAAATATCAACAACATAGCTTTAATACAATTGTTTAGAGAGTAATTTATGAAAATCAGCATCAACTAAGCAGAAATTGAATATTTGTTTGACATAGTAACTAAGCTTTGATACTTTGTAAAGAGAAATACCAAAAATTAAGTGTATTTTTTTTACAGAAACTAACTTACTACCTTGGTTATACAAACTACGAGGTAGAGTATCATGTTTAATAAAAACATACAATTCTCTTTTCCCTTACATCTGTCTGCCGAATAAAGAGAATCAATCTCTGGTAGTACATTGATGAGAACTAAAGCATCACAAGTAGACTAGAGTTAATAAAGCTTTATTCAAACAAAAGATATTTCTTTGAAATCAACTAAATAATAAATAAATAACTAGTGATTATATACAATCAAGCTTCTTGAGTAAATCTATCTAAAGACCTAAAAAATACTAACTAAAGATAGATGTATTTTTTTTATAAATAAATAGATACTTGCGATGAAAGAAGCGTAAAAGTTAGAGAGCAATTTTTGTAAAACTGCTTTTCCTAAGACTAAAAGTATCAATTTAATTAATTTATCATTTTACTATGGTAGCAAATCCTCCATCTCAAATTTCAGATACTCAATATACAGTAGAAAACCCAGCCGCAGAAGTTGAAGCAATTGTCAAAACACCACCATCACATACAGAAATTGATTTAGAATTTCTCTACACTAGAGATATCGAATTTCGTCAAGAAACTATTTACTTCATTGTTGTTGATCGCTTTTACGATGGTGATCCTGACAATAGCCAAGGTATCAATGCAGAACTTTATGATCCCAATCGCGAAGACTGGGGTAAGTATTGGGGTGGAGATTTGCAAGGGATTATTGATAAGCTAGACTATCTCAAAAATTTGGGAGTCACTGCTATTTGGTTAACTCCTTTATTTGAACAAGTAGAAGAATTATTTATTGAAAGTGCTGCGATTCATGGCTATTGGACAAAAGATTTTAAACGTATTAATCCCCGCTACATTGCTGCTGATGATGATCCTTCTCTCAACAAAACTCAAGAGCAAAAAAATACTGTTTTTGATCGCCTAATTACAGAATTGCATCAGCGCAATATGAAGTTAGTGTTGGATATTGTCTGCAACCATAGTAGTCCTGACACTGGTGGTAGTAAAGGCGAATTATATGATGATGGCGTGAAGATTGCTGATTTTCATGATGATCAAGATCATTGGTATCATCATTATGGTGAAGTTACAAATTGGGAAGATGAGTGGCAAGTTCATAACTGTGAACTATCAGGACTAGCCACTTTTAACGAAAACAATATTCAGTACCGCAACTATATTAAATCTGCAATTAAGCAGTGGTTGGATCGGGGTGTGGATGCGTTGCGAGTAGATACTGTTAAACACATGCCAATCTGGTTTTGGCAGGAATTTACTGGAGAAATGTATAAGCACAAACCAGATGTATTTATTTTCGGTGAATGGATTTACAGCAGTCCCAATGACGATCGCGCTGTGGAATTCGTCAATAACTCTGGTATGACTATCCTCGATTTTGGCTTGTGCATGGCAATTCGGCAAGCCCTAGCCAAGTATGACGAACAAGGTTTTTACCTGATTCAAAATGTACTGGATTTAGACTATCGCTATAACGGTGCAACCGAACTCATCACCTTTATCGACAATCATGATATGCACCGTTTTCAAACGATCAACCCTGATCCCGATATTTTACGGTTGGCGGTGATTTTGTTGATGACAACTCGCGGCATTCCTTGCCTATTTTACGGCACAGAACAATACCTGCATAACGATACCAATGGTGATGATAATATCTACGGTAACAACGATCCCTACAACCGTCCAATGATGGAAAGTTGGGATAATGATACCCCCATCTA
Above is a genomic segment from Fischerella sp. JS2 containing:
- a CDS encoding cation:proton antiporter; amino-acid sequence: MLSQSPIIAFTILLLVIFTVPPIFERLRLPGLVGLLIAGVILGENGLKLLNSESETIKLLSDIGKVYLMFVAGLEIDLEQFRKTRNRSIGFGGFTFLVPLVAGIAVGRLFNFSWNTSVLIGSLLASHTLLAYPIVSRLGVVTNEAVTVTIGATIFTDTGALLVLAVCVGIHGGEFTALSLITLLVGLAIYSAVVLFGFDWAGKEFFRRSGDEQGNQFLFILVALFIASVGAQVIGVEKIVGAFLAGLAVNDVLGRSPVKEKVEFIGSVLFIPCFFVDMGLLIDIPAFIKTLSSIWLAAAIVVALIGSKFIAAFIAKLLYRYNTAEMLTMWSLSLPQVAATLAAALVAYETVNPAGERLINDGVLNSVIVLMLVTSILGPVVTARFASALTVPQTDWAKDKLSTWWQGDSYNADEQAHYPFTVVVPLYNPQTQRYLIEMAALLARHESGKIVPLAIARGHVQMDDPRLKTALEQSQQRLQGVLEISQEFGVEVSPAIRIDDDVALGICRTSREQNANLVVMGWSRNMGIRARLFGSVIDRVFWSSHCPVAVTRLLSSPTTIQRILVPVGDLTRQTVGTLRFAQILADANQAEVVLLHVGDRRTPPTQLDKFKSQLSGIASQSKLQVNTDIHTIIGDDVARVIIREAKTFDLVVLRSTRYRTAGGLAVSEVTTQVIKELTCSIVLLGEPHS
- a CDS encoding alpha-amylase family glycosyl hydrolase — protein: MVANPPSQISDTQYTVENPAAEVEAIVKTPPSHTEIDLEFLYTRDIEFRQETIYFIVVDRFYDGDPDNSQGINAELYDPNREDWGKYWGGDLQGIIDKLDYLKNLGVTAIWLTPLFEQVEELFIESAAIHGYWTKDFKRINPRYIAADDDPSLNKTQEQKNTVFDRLITELHQRNMKLVLDIVCNHSSPDTGGSKGELYDDGVKIADFHDDQDHWYHHYGEVTNWEDEWQVHNCELSGLATFNENNIQYRNYIKSAIKQWLDRGVDALRVDTVKHMPIWFWQEFTGEMYKHKPDVFIFGEWIYSSPNDDRAVEFVNNSGMTILDFGLCMAIRQALAKYDEQGFYLIQNVLDLDYRYNGATELITFIDNHDMHRFQTINPDPDILRLAVILLMTTRGIPCLFYGTEQYLHNDTNGDDNIYGNNDPYNRPMMESWDNDTPIYRDIRKLSGLRRLNPAVSMGSQWQKYITPDVYCYIRRYRDSRCFVALNRGGAVTLEAVDTELPDREHTCLLTGRKFEVKDGKIYNLELAPKEAIAISHVGDRVKGQTIVRVQLNGVRTQPGETIVVIGDCPELGNWDIAKAYPLEYINSNTWFAEIPFNESAGKLISYKYAMWRQGSSPLRENLVSRRWVIATEGTVKWRDTWASGRES